The window AATCGAAGAAGGAACGGTAATTCAGTATTCTCAATTCGAATATCGCGCCATGAAGAATATTCTGAAACGCTTCAAAAAGAATGCAATGCGATATGAAGCCGGAATAGATGCCCTGGAGCAGTTAATGAGAGGTGCCGGATCAGGCAATCCATCAAGATTTCTTGACCTGAGCCGGGTAATTGAGGAGTACTATTACAACTGTTACATGAATGAGGGAATCGGACTAAAACATGTTCTGAAAAGCATTTTGAACTGGCAGAAGCATGAGGGATCCGATACTGAGAAAAATGTTAAGATACATGACGTGAATATTGACCTCTTTGAGGCTCATTCACCGGATGGTCAGCCCGACCCCTATTTATCACTCTCTGAAAACGATGAGAGGATCGGTGACGGTTCGGAAGCGATGAACGCCTGGCTCAGTCTGAAAAGCGGTTTGCTCGGCAGTGAAGAAATGAACGTGATTCCGGCGCTTCTTCGAAGATATTGTGCTCTCGACTCCTATGCACTGGTAATCCTTTTCAGGCATCTTCGTAGTTGTTCTGTACAGGTAAAAGGAGATAAGGATCTCATTATTTTTAAATGATCATCGATAATGCGGAGCTTAACCCGTAACTTTACTGCGAATTCTTATACAAAGCCAATATCATGAAACAGTTATTGTTACATCTGATTGCCACTCTTACTCTGTTTGCGTTTGTATCGTCCTGCTCGATTCAGGAAAGCCCGATTACAGGATCAAAAAGAGCTTATGCCTACAGCTGGGAGCAGGAAATAGAATTAGGACGAAATGCCGACAGTGAAATTGTAGCACAGTTTGGGGAATATCCTGACGAACAGGTGGCTGGTTATGTTGACAGGCTGAGCCGTGAGATTCTCGGTGAAAGCCATCTTCGCAGGGAGGATGTACCGGAAAAATATCAGAATACGGAGTTTACGTTCCGAGTTCTCGACAGCCCGGTTGTAAATGCATTTGCCCTGCCGGGCGGTTACGTTTATGTAACAAGGGGGCTGCTTGCCCATCTGAATAATGAAGCCCAGCTGGCTGTTGTTCAGGGGCATGAAATCGGACATGTTGCCGCCCGGCATGCTTCCCAGCGAGGGCTTCAGCAAACGATCGGGCAGTTTGCAGTTGTTGGAGGTGCAATTCTGGGCCAGGAACTTCTGGGGCTGCCGGGTGAAAGCCTGCTGAACCTGAGCAGTACTGCTGCACAGCTCCTTTTTCTCAGCTACAGCCGTGACAATGAGAGAGAATCTGACAAACTGGGAGTGGAATATGCCGCGATGAACGGTTATGCGGCAGAAGAGGGAGCTGAATTTTTCACAAGCCTGAAAAGAATCTCGGAAGAATCGGGGCAAACCATACCAAATATGCTATCGAGCCACCCGGATCCCGGTGAACGCGAGCAGAATATTCCGCGTATGGCCCGTGAGTGGGAGGAGAAAGGCTATGAACAAACCATTCGCAACACGGAAAGCTACATGCAGATGCTGGATGGTATCATCTATGGTGATAATCCGCGGAATGGTTATGTAACCGATGGGCGATTTGTACATCCTGAAATGCGTTTTCAGTTCAATGCGGCCGAAGGATGGCAGGTGATAAATGAAGCATCGCGTGTAATACAGGTGAATGAAAATGGAAATGCAGTCATCATTTTCAGTATCGATTCAGAAGCAGACGGTGCGCGGCAGTCGGTTGAGAAGTATGAGGGTGAGGAAGGCTTCACAACGCTTGAAAGCGGAGACGTGGTGACAAGCGACAGATGGCCGGCATACCGCGGGGTCTACAGCGTTCAAACTGACAGCGGGGAACTGACTGTGCATGTAGTCTCGGTAGAGTTTAACTCCAGGGTGTATCAATTTTTGAGTTATACAAGTTCTGAGGCCTATGATGATTTTGAACCCGCATTTGATGGTGTGTCACTCTCTTTTGATGAACTGAGTGATCCGTCAATACTGAATATTGAGCCTGTTCGCCTGCGGATTGAAAGAACATCAGAGTCCGCACTGTTCCGCAATCTGCTTCCCGGAACCCTGCCAATGGATATTACACCCGAGGAGATTGCCATTTTGAACCAGGTAAATCTGGACGAGCGGATTGAAGCGGGCACCTTTATTAAAATTCCAACTCAATAACGTAAAGACCTATTTATGATTGATCGATATTCCAGAAAAGAGATGACCGATATCTGGAGTGAGCGTAACCAGTTTCAGGCATGGCTCGATGTTGAACTGGCAGCTTGCAAGGCGTGGAGCCGGATTGGAAAAATTCCTGAATCAGATGTTGAGAAACTCTACGAAAAGGCTTCCTTTGATATCGACAGGATCCATGAAATTGAAAAGGAGACACGTCACGATGTGGTTGCCTTTACGCGTGCTGTATCGGAAACGCTGGGTGATGAGAAAAAATGGGTTCACTACGGATTAACATCCACAGATGTTGTGGATACTGCAAACGGATTTCGGCTGAAACAGGCAAACAGTCTTCTGCGGAAGGGTTTGGAGAGGTTTTCGGAAGCACTCGCTGAAAAGGCAAAAGAGCACAAGTTTACCGTAATGATGGGCCGCACGCACGGTGTGCATGCTGAACCAACCACTTTCGGACTCAAGTGCGCCCTCTGGTATGCTGAGATGCAGCGGAATATGGAGCGATTTGAGATGGCTGCAGAAGGCGTCGAATTCGGAAAATTGTCGGGAGCGGTAGGTACGTTTGCGCATATACCACCCGAAGTTGAGAAACTGACGTGTGAATTTTTAGGCCTGAAACCTGCACCGGTTTCCACACAAACGCTTCAGCGCGACCGGCATGCCTTCTACATGGCTACCCTGGCACTGATTGGCGGCACCCTCGAAAAAATTGCCGTCGAAATCCGTCATCTTCAGCGAACGGAGCTGCGCGAAGCAGAAGAGTTTTTCAGCAAAGGCCAAAAGGGTTCATCGGCTATGCCTCACAAACGAAACCCGATCAGCTCGGAAAACATCACCGGCTGTTCACGTGTTTTGAGGGGGTACATGATGTCTGCATATGAGAATGTACCGCTATGGCATGAACGGGATATTTCACACTCCTCCGTTGAGAGGATTATACTCCCGGATGCAACGATATTGCTTGATTACATGCTTCACAGGTTTTCCGGTGTGATTGAGAAGCTGATGGTGTATCCTGAGAATATGCTTCAGAATATGGAAAAAACGCACGGTCTTGTATTCTCCCAAAGACTTCTGTTGATGCTTATTGAAAAAGGATTATCCCGTGAACGGGCATACGATACAGTGCAGCCCCTGGCAATGAAAGCATGGGAGGAGAAACGGCCATTCAGAGAGTTGGTCCAATCGGATAGTGTAATCAGCCGGAATCTCAGCTCTGATGAAATCGAGGAAGCTTTCAATACGGACCACCATACCCGCAGGGTGGACGAAATCTTCAGGCGGGCAGGATTGTAAAAAACCGGTTGAAAACATCTCTTAAAAAAATCTGAGAGGGGGTGACACATAGATGTCACTTAGCGGATTTACATTGTGAATAAAACATAAACAAACGGAGTTCACAATGACAAATCAGGCTGTTAAAACAAAACCGGTATTCAGGGCAGAGCCCATTCTCAGAAGCATATTCAGGAAAGCGGAGGTTGAGTACAAAAAAACGGACGAAACGTTCCGCATGCTCGGATGGTCGGAGCTGCCGACAGAATTAAAAATCGCAATTGAAGATGATGTGAAAGGATATGTAGAAGAGCTGGCCGGAAGCTATTCAACGAACTGCCCGTTTGTTCAAAAAAGACGGGAGAGCATCGACTTCTGGATAAACAGTTATCTTGACGGTATCTGCACACTTGACACCGCAATGGAAGCACTTCGCCTGAAACGTTTGTGATGGTGTTTTAAATCATGGAATTGGGGTGAAGAAGTTCATGATGATTTGTTATCTTTACCAAAACGTGAACGAAGCGAAGTATTTTAATGAACAACTCTTCTCCTTTCTCAAGGATAACCCGCCAGGGGTTAACCTACGATGATGTATTGCTTGTACCCAATCATTCCAAAGTATTGCCCCGCAATGTGGATACGTCCGTGCAGCTTACACCAACGCTCAGGCTGAATGTGCCCATTTTCAGCGCGGCCATGGACACCGTTTCCGAATACAGGATGGCTATTGCGCTTGCAAGGGAGGGTGGAATTGCCATGCTCCATAAGAATATGACAATCGAGGAACAGGCCGAACATGTACGGCTTGTGAAACGGAGCGAAAGCGGAATGATCGTGGACCCTGTAACCCTGCCGGCAGACGCCACCGTCAAAGATGCCAGGGCATTGATGCAAAAGCATAAAATTGGCGGAATTCCCATTGTTGAGAGCGACAACCGCCTGATAGGAATTGTGACCAACAGGGATCTGCGTTTTGAACATTACGTAGATAAAAAGCTGGGAACCATCATGACCAGCGAAAACCTGGTAACGGCCAAGGAGAATACCAATTTGGAGGAGGCGGAAGAAATTCTGCAGAGGTATAAAGTTGAAAAGCTGCCAATCGTTGACAGTAAAAATATTCTGGTCGGCCTGATCACCTTTAAAGACATTGAGAAAAAGATGAATTTTCCCAACGCCTGCAAAGACGATATGGGAAGACTACGCGTGGGAGCTGCGGTTGGCGTAACGCCTGATACCATGGATAGGGTAAATGCCCTGGTCGATTCCGGTGTGGATATTATAACGGTGGATACGGCCCACGGCCACTCAAGCGGCGTAATCGATATGGTTCGAACCATTAAATCTGCTTATAAAGATCTGAACGTGGTAGGAGGCAACATTGCCACCCGATCGGCAGCCGAAGCTCTTGTAGAAGCGGGGGCTGACGTGGTGAAAGTAGGGGTTGGGCCCGGATCGATTTGTACCACACGGGTTGTAACCGGTGTAGGGGTTCCGCAGCTTTCGGCCGTGATGGAAATATCAGAATTCACTTCCAAAAAGGGGATTGGTCTCATTGCTGATGGCGGGATCAAACAAACAGGTGATATTCCCAAAGCAGTGGCCGGCGGAGCGGATGCGGTGATGATGGGTTCCATGTTTGCCGGTGTGGATGAAAGTCCCGGGGAAACGATTATTTACGAATCCCGCAAGTATAAATCATACAGAGGTATGGGCAGCCTCAGTGCCATGAGCAGAGGGTCGAAAGACCGGTATTTTCAGGATGTAGAGGACGATCTGAGAAAACTGGTGCCTGAAGGTATCGAAGGCAGGGTGCCTTACAAAGGCTATCTGAGTGAAGTGGTTCACCAGATGATCGGAGGCCTTCGTGCAGCTATGGGCTATGTTGGTGCTGCCAATATCGATGAGCTGAAAAACTCTGAATTTGTCCAGATATCGGCAGCCAGTTACCGGGAAAGCCACCCTCATTCAGTTCAGATTACCAAGGAGGCTCCCAACTATTCTGTCTAATTGGTAACGAATACCGCATAAATCTCTCTTTTATGAATAGACTGTACAACCAGACAGAGTTATGTGGGATTTTCTGAGAAAAATTTTTTCCGAGCGTGACGGAGACGTAACCGTTGTGGTTATTGATGAACAGGATCCAAATGGGTCCAGCTCATTTAAATTGAGAGCGGCTGATCTTGTAAAACTGGCGCTGCTTGTGGTGATGATTTCGGTGACTATCACGATAGTCATGTTTTTTGCGACGCCTCTCGGATCTCTCTATCAGCACCAGCAAGACGCCGACCTGAGACAGAGTGTCCTTGATATCAGCGATAGGGTTATAGCATTGCAGGATTCGCTGGAGGCAAGAGACAGCCAGCTAGCAAATATGAGAGAAGTACTTCGGGGCTCGCGAGACACCACATTTGCGGTGAACAACAGTGAACTCCAGATGCAGGATAATGAAGTTGTTTCTGTTTCGGCTGGCGAGGATCTTGTACAGGCTTATGAGATGCTGTCGCAAAATGAAATTATTCTTTCCGGAAATGTTGGCAGTACGTCCGACTTCCCCGCAGACGCACCTTTGCAGGGTACCCTCACTCAGGGATATGATGCATCGGTTGGCCACTATGGATTGGATATTGCAGCACGACCGGGTACGGAATTCAGGGTTCTGGCAGACGGTACCGTTATTGACCACGGCTGGTCGGTGAACTATGGCTATATTGTATATGTACAACATGCGGGCGGTATCATCAGCGTCTACAAACACGGTGCAAGATTATCGAAACAAAAAGGGGATTTTGTTTTAAAAGGTGATATTCTGGGCGTGATTGGCGATACGGGAGTGGTTAGCTCCGGTTCTCACCTTCACCTCGAAATCTGGAAAAACGGCGTTCCCCAGAATCCATCAATGTATCTGCTTAACTGAGTATCAATTAATCTTATGTTTAACAATAAAAACGACAATAAAGTGAACGGAACACAATCATCTCAATCACCAGCACTGAACATGGTCAGTGAGGGAACGACATTCAAAGGTACCATCGATTCATCCAACGACATTCGCATAGCCGGTGTGGTTGAAGGTGAAGCCATAACAAAAGGAAAGCTTATTATCACCTCTTCCGGTGTGGTAAACGGCGATTCAAGGGTAGGAGATGCTGACGTAGCCGGTAAAGTGGAAGGCACCCTGCACGTGGGAGGCAAACTCAATTTGCGGCAATCTGCAGTGGTAAATGGTGATGTGTACACGAAAACACTGATCGTTGAAGAAGGCGCGCAGATTAACGGAGCTTGCAGAATGGGGACTGAGGGCAAAACATCATCTTCCGCCGGTTCCACTGTTTCAAAATTGGGCGCCGATTCCAAGGAAAGAACAGAGAGTAAATAATTGCTGCGGGGACCCGGATTTAAGTCATATCTGCAATATGTGTCATTCGGCACTGAGATTGCTGTTGCAGTGGGTGCCCCGATACTATTGGGTTACTGGCTCGATACAGTTTTTGATACATCACCCTATCTTACACTTTCAGGGGTGCTGTTGGCGGTGATTTTGTTCATACTCATGCTGATCCGTCTTATTCGAAAACTAAACGAAGAATAAATGGGGAACTCTCAGAAGCAGATTCCAGCCCGGATTGTTGCTGCTTTGGGTATATACGCATTTTTACATCTGATTACGGCTTTATTCTTACCCGAAGGAACAGTTGCCGGATGGATAGCGGGTTATATTCTTGGATTGCTGGCTGTTATAATGCACTATTTATTCTCACTCTTTACCCGCAAGGTGGATGACGCCCATTTTGCTCCGGTCTTTTTGGCGGGTCTGCTGCTTCGCTTTCTGATAGTACTTTCCCTGTTTCTCGTTTTAATTCTGACTGAAAAATTTGATCAATTTAGCTTTACTGTTGGTTTCTTAATTTCTTATATTTTCCATTCTGTAAACGACGTGATTTTATTAAATAAGAAACTAACAAACCTTTCAGGTTAAAATCCTGCTGTTGTAATGACCCAAATTGTGCGCCGAGTTGTTGCCGCTGTACTGTTCTTACTGGTGCTTAATCCTGTTTTACTGGCTGCCGATCAAACTGATTCCGAGAGTGAAGAGCCCGTTATAGATGTGATGGGCAAAGTGGCTGATCATGACTATTTTGAAACGGCGGTCGGCAAAATCTATCTTCCCAGAATTCTTTTTGTAGGTTCTACTCCCTATTTCTACTCCAGTACAAAGAGTATGCTCGAATCCGGCGAATTCACGGAGACCGAGCAGGGGCTGATGCGTGCAGATGGTGCAATGATCACTTTAGACATGTCGATTACATCACATCTGGTTTACGTATGGTTGGGCCTGCTTTTTACGCTATTCATTACTTTATGGGCAGGTAGAAAATACAGGTCAGGTACCGGTCGCGAAACCGAACCCAAAGGTGTATTGTTTAATATGTTTGAGGTGGTATTCGTCTTTATTCGAGACGACATCGCCAAGGAGTTCATACCGCACAATAAGTATGAGAAGTATGTGCCGTACCTGTTTACCATCTTTATGGCCATTGGCTTTATGAATATGGTAGGTCTTCTGCCATGGGCCGCAGTGGCAACCGCTGATCTTACCGTAACGGCTACTCTGGCCGCAATCACTTTCTTTATCACTCAGTTCAGCGGAACGAAAGATCACTGGCAGCACGTATTTGTATTTCCCGGAGTGCCTGCCTGGACGAGAATCATCTTAACGCCCGTTGAAATTATCGGGTTGTTTACCAAGCCGTTTGCCCTGGCTATTCGTCTTTTTGCCAACATGCTCTCCGGTAAGATCATGATCATCAGTATTCTGGGGCTGATCTTTATCTTTACGGACATGTTTGGGGCGGCGATCGGTGCAACCTCAGGGATTGTTTGGGTTGCTCTGACAGCGGCCATCTATTTCCTGAAAGCATTGGTTGCTCTGATTCAGGCATATGTATTTACGCTTCTTTCAGCGGTTTTCATCGGTATGGCTGCAGAGGAGCATCATCACGAACATGATGAAACGTCGGTTGCTCATGCACAGGACGTACAAATTCAATAACAATCAATAATCAAAACAAACAAAAGGTAAAAACTATGGGTTTTTTAGCAGCAGGCATTGGTGCCGGAATCATTGCAGTCGGTGCAGGTATCGGAATCGGAATGATCGGTAAAGGTGCTACAGAAAGTATTGCAAGACAACCTGAAGCGGCCGGCGACATCCGCGGTGCCATGCTTCTTACCGCTGTATTCATTGAGGGTGTTGCACTTATCGGTGCGATTGTATGCCTTCTCCTTGCACTCGGCATTGGCCAGTAATTAACTGATACAACACTCAATAAAGAGGATGTAAGATGCTACACTTTTTGGCAGGTGGAGGGGGACTTCTCTCATTTAATACAGGATTTGGAATCTGGGTGGCAATTTCCACTCTGGTGTTTCTGTTTTTGATGAATAAATACCTGGTTCCCCCCATCATGAAAGCACTGAATGAGCGGGAAACGAGGATCAAGGACTCTCTTGAATCTGCCGAAAAAGCTCTTGCTAAAGCAGAGCAGGTCTCAAAAGACAATGAGAAAGCACTGCGGGAAGCAGAACAAAAGGCACAAAAAATTCGCAAGCAGGCTTTGGAAGACGCAGAGCTGATGCGATCTGAAAAGATCGAAAAAGCAAAAGAGGAAGCTGAAAAGATTCTTGAAAATGCGCGAACAACCATCGAGCAGGAGAAGCAAAAAGCACTTGTTGAATTGCGGAATGAAGTGTCGGAACTGGCAATTAATGCGGCTTCGATGATTATGAAATCAGAGCTGGATCAGGCAAAGAATAAAAAACTGGTTGATTCATTCATCAACGACCTGTCTAAACAGAACTGATCGATATAATTATGGTTTCCAAAGCAGCTCGCAGATACGCCAATGCCCTTCTTGTTACAGCCATCGAGCAGGATATGCTTGAGGATATCAAGGAAGATATGGAGTTAATTCATGAGACCATTGCAGGTTCCTCGGAACTCTCCCTGTTTCTGAAGAGCCCGATCATCAGGAATGATGTCAAGAAATCGGCACTCGAGATGATATTTGACGACAAGGTTCAGCAACTGACTTCCAGCCTCATTGCTATCCTTTCTGATAAGAGCCGGGAAGGACTGCTTTTCGGCATAAGCGAAGGATTTATGAAGCTCTATAATGAGCATCACAATATCATTGAGGTGGATGTTGAAACAGCATTTGAGCTCAACGAGGCACAGCAAACAAGCCTGAAAAACGAATTGGAAACCGTTACAGGCAAAACCATTAAAATGCGGATCGAAAAAAATGAAGACCTCATTGGAGGTCTCTCTGTCCGCATTGAAGATACCGTTTACGACGGTTCAGCCAAGTATAAATTAAATCAGCTTAAACGAAAGTTTACTACTGCTGTAGAATAAAAACCATTTAGGATACAAAATGAGTCAAGTCAGACCAGACGAAGTTTCGGCCATTTTACGAAAACAGCTTTCCGGATTTGAATCTGAAGCCGATGTTTACGATATGGGTACCGTTTTGGAAGTGGGTGACGGTATCGCCAGGGTATACGGCCTGTCGAAAGTACAGGCGGGTGAACTGGTTGAGCTTCCCGATTCCATTGACAGTGAAGGCCAGCCGGTGCGGGGTATGGTACTTAACCTTGAAGAGGACAATGTGGGTATTGTACTCTTTGGTTCCTCGAGCGTTGTTGAGGAAGGTCATACCGTAAAGCGTACAAAAAGTATTGCATCACTTAATGTTGGTGACGGTATTCTGGGACGTGTTATTGACCCGTTGGGTCGTCCGCTTGACGGACAGGGAGAAATCACGGGCGATACTATAGAATCACCGCTTGAAAGAAAAGCTCCGGGCGTAATCTACCGGGAACCGGTAAGTGAGCCGCTTCAGACCGGTATCAAGGCTATCGACTCCTTAATCCCCATCGGGCGAGGTCAGCGTGAGTTGATTATTGGTGACCGTCAAACCGGTAAAACGGCGGTAGCTATCGATACGATAATTAACCAAAAAAATACACAGCAAACGGACAAGCCTGTATTTTGTATTTACGTGGCCGTAGGTCAGAAAGGATCCACCGTTGCGTCTATTGTGAATACCCTGAAAGAGTATGGTGCCATGGATTATACCGTGGTTGTATCCGCACCTGCCAGTAGTTCTGCTCCGATGCGCTACATTGCACCCTTTGCCGGTGCCGCGATTGGTGAGTACTTCAGGGATACCGGACGACACGCCCTTGTAATTTATGATGACCTCTCAAAGCAGGCTGTTGCCTATCGTGAACTCTCCCTGCTGCTGAGACGTCCACCGGGACGTGAAGCGTATCCGGGTGACGTATTTTATCTGCACAGCCGCCTTCTGGAAAGAGCGGCCAAAATCATCGACAATGATGAAGTGGCGAAAATGATGAATAACGTTCCGGAAAGCCTGATGCCCAAAGTGAAGGGCGGTGGGTCTTTGACGGCCTTGCCGGTTATTGAAACGCAGGCGGGCGACGTTTCAGCGTATATTCCGACCAACGTAATTTCGATTACTGACGGTCAGATCTTTCTGGATACGGATCTTTTCAACAGCGGTGTACGGCCTGCCATTGACGTGGGTATTTCCGTATCGCGTGTGGGTGGTTCTGCACAGGTGAAGTCGATGAAGAAACTGTCTGGTACGCTGAAGCTGGATCTTGCACAGTACCGTGAACTGGAGGCGTTTGCCAAATTCGGTTCAGACCTGGACGCTGCTACCCAGCGCCAGCTGAAGCGGGGTGAGAGAACGGTGGAACTGATGAAACAGGGCGAATACCAGCCGCTGCCTGTCGAGCAGCAGATTGCTCTGCTGAAAGTTAACAGTGAAGGTATCCTTGATAAGCTTCCTGTAACCAAAATTCAGGCGTTCGAATCGATGTTTCTTGAAACACTCAGTGTGCGTTTCTCCAAGAAACTGGATGCACTGGCCGACAGCGGGGTTCTGGATGATGCGTTTGGAGAAGAGATCATCGAGACTGCCAATACAACCGTAGATCAATTGATGGCAGAGGTTGAGGCATAACCCATGGCAAACCTTCGTGACATACGGAACCGGATTTCATCCATTGAAAACACGCAGCAAATCACAAAGGCTATGAAAATGGTTGCTGCTGCCAAGCTCAGAAAAGCGCAGCAGCGTATGCTGGCAACACGGCCTTATGCCAACAAGATACAGTCTGTTGTCGGAAGGTTGGTGGATGGGTCAGGCTCGGATAATGTGTTACTGCGACAGCCCGAGTCAACCGAACGCGTCCTCATGATTGTAATAGGATCCGACCGGGGTCTTTGCGGTGCTTTCAATAACAATTTGTTCAAGGTGGTTGAGGAAAAGATCCGTACCAAGTACGCTGAGTTTCACGAAGAGGGCAATCTTGATATTATCACTGTTGGCCGCAAAGCAGATGCGTATTTCAAAAAGCGTAAATACAATGTTACCGGATCGAATGTAGGTTTCTTTGATAAGCTGAATTATGAGTCGACGGCTGAAATCATGGAGAATGCGATTGCATGGTTCAGCGATGGATCATATGACAAAGTGGTTCTTGCCTACAATGAATTCAAATCTGTGATTGCGCAAAATAGATTGGTTGATGAAGTACTGCCGATTCAGCCGGATAAGATCGCAGGAGATAACGAAGAGCCCGATTCCGGCAACGGTGATTACTTATTTGAACCGGATACGGAGACCATTTTGCGTGATATTCTTCCTGCACACCTTAATATGCAGCTTTGGCGTGCGGTATTGGAATCCAATGCCTCCGAGCAGGGAGCTCGTAT of the Rhodohalobacter mucosus genome contains:
- the atpA gene encoding F0F1 ATP synthase subunit alpha; translation: MSQVRPDEVSAILRKQLSGFESEADVYDMGTVLEVGDGIARVYGLSKVQAGELVELPDSIDSEGQPVRGMVLNLEEDNVGIVLFGSSSVVEEGHTVKRTKSIASLNVGDGILGRVIDPLGRPLDGQGEITGDTIESPLERKAPGVIYREPVSEPLQTGIKAIDSLIPIGRGQRELIIGDRQTGKTAVAIDTIINQKNTQQTDKPVFCIYVAVGQKGSTVASIVNTLKEYGAMDYTVVVSAPASSSAPMRYIAPFAGAAIGEYFRDTGRHALVIYDDLSKQAVAYRELSLLLRRPPGREAYPGDVFYLHSRLLERAAKIIDNDEVAKMMNNVPESLMPKVKGGGSLTALPVIETQAGDVSAYIPTNVISITDGQIFLDTDLFNSGVRPAIDVGISVSRVGGSAQVKSMKKLSGTLKLDLAQYRELEAFAKFGSDLDAATQRQLKRGERTVELMKQGEYQPLPVEQQIALLKVNSEGILDKLPVTKIQAFESMFLETLSVRFSKKLDALADSGVLDDAFGEEIIETANTTVDQLMAEVEA
- the atpG gene encoding ATP synthase F1 subunit gamma, translated to MANLRDIRNRISSIENTQQITKAMKMVAAAKLRKAQQRMLATRPYANKIQSVVGRLVDGSGSDNVLLRQPESTERVLMIVIGSDRGLCGAFNNNLFKVVEEKIRTKYAEFHEEGNLDIITVGRKADAYFKKRKYNVTGSNVGFFDKLNYESTAEIMENAIAWFSDGSYDKVVLAYNEFKSVIAQNRLVDEVLPIQPDKIAGDNEEPDSGNGDYLFEPDTETILRDILPAHLNMQLWRAVLESNASEQGARMAAMDNATENAKELERELRLEYNQARQSAITTEISEIVSGAAALEDA